From one Spiroplasma endosymbiont of Panorpa germanica genomic stretch:
- a CDS encoding site-2 protease family protein, giving the protein MPAWFEIILGLILGLLVLQVVITIHEFGHFVIAKICKAYVYEFSVGLGPKIFTIKTKETWFTLRVIPFGGYCSIASDKADPPKGREQDELNIPDSRKMDYIARWKKFFIIIGGIAFNLSLALFLITTIYAATGVKKNDMQFYGAQYDSNQITYNLLKESLNSNGNSEILTPNQEYVIWGWQVIQQEYNQAQTSPDALNKTIFLFNNIQSEGFEKPDQFLTDAPKVEKKLLINNYDSNQAATYEKTVYNFINNLKFKNAEEDKTTFIRFAFKKVGRYDGTVLQNSDLKNDNNLFLTNWSQGYDPKDLTNFDSKINFAPGNSVGIAAPNRYFKNSSQGYAFGWGDTFVQSWQIMKAFGKMLTFDFSGVASPFQTANQSLLTFSSGADSFFLYIAFISANLFVLNLIPVPPLDGYRFLENLIELCIRRELNEKFKIFITLIGVMLFLSIFLVVILKDFI; this is encoded by the coding sequence TTGCCAGCCTGATTTGAAATTATCTTGGGACTAATTCTGGGACTTTTGGTTTTACAAGTCGTGATTACAATTCATGAATTTGGACACTTTGTTATCGCCAAGATTTGTAAAGCTTATGTTTATGAATTTTCAGTTGGATTAGGGCCTAAAATCTTTACCATCAAAACTAAAGAAACATGATTTACTCTAAGGGTGATTCCTTTTGGTGGTTATTGTTCAATCGCCTCAGACAAGGCTGATCCTCCAAAGGGACGAGAACAGGACGAATTAAATATCCCAGATAGCCGTAAAATGGATTATATTGCCAGATGGAAAAAGTTTTTTATTATAATCGGGGGAATTGCTTTTAACCTTTCGTTAGCGCTTTTCTTGATTACAACAATTTATGCCGCCACTGGAGTTAAAAAAAATGATATGCAGTTTTATGGGGCTCAATACGATTCAAATCAAATAACATATAATTTGTTAAAAGAAAGTTTGAACTCTAATGGAAATTCAGAAATTTTAACACCCAATCAAGAATATGTTATTTGGGGTTGACAAGTTATTCAACAAGAATATAATCAAGCTCAAACCTCTCCAGATGCTTTGAATAAAACCATTTTTTTATTTAATAATATTCAAAGCGAGGGTTTTGAAAAACCTGATCAATTTCTAACAGATGCTCCCAAAGTTGAAAAGAAATTATTAATCAATAACTATGATTCAAATCAAGCAGCAACTTATGAAAAAACCGTTTACAATTTTATTAATAACTTAAAATTTAAAAATGCTGAAGAAGATAAAACAACTTTTATTAGATTTGCTTTTAAAAAAGTTGGTCGTTATGATGGAACTGTTTTGCAAAATTCAGATTTGAAAAATGACAATAATTTATTTTTAACAAATTGATCTCAAGGTTATGATCCAAAAGACTTAACAAATTTTGATTCAAAAATTAATTTCGCTCCTGGTAATTCAGTTGGAATAGCTGCACCAAATCGTTATTTTAAAAACTCATCGCAGGGATATGCTTTTGGTTGAGGAGATACATTTGTTCAATCTTGACAAATAATGAAAGCTTTCGGAAAAATGTTGACATTTGATTTCTCGGGAGTAGCTTCTCCATTTCAAACTGCCAATCAGTCACTTTTAACATTTTCATCGGGTGCTGATAGTTTCTTCTTGTATATCGCCTTTATTTCTGCCAATTTATTTGTTTTAAACTTAATTCCCGTGCCACCACTAGATGGTTATAGATTTTTAGAAAACTTAATCGAACTATGTATTCGCAGGGAATTAAATGAAAAATTCAAAATTTTTATTACTCTAATCGGAGTAATGTTATTCTTATCAATTTTCTTGGTAGTAATACTAAAAGACTTTATATAA
- the dxr gene encoding 1-deoxy-D-xylulose-5-phosphate reductoisomerase, translated as MKNIIVFGASGSVGIQALKVIKNNNKYNLLAVSVGKNLEKLESILLEFDSIKYVYTTKFDPKLVSKFPKINFFSDSQIGELFNFLGNGDVIVNALSGFYGLQVTLKAIQKNLTILLANKESLVVAGKLINQELKKSLNSKIISIDSEHSAILQCLEEGNQIEKIYLTASGGSLRDLSLEETKKTTKEQVLNHPNWKMGAKITVDSATMMNKAFEIIEAYHLFRTKKIEVLLHPQSIVHSMVEFEDFSVKAQLSVPDMSQVINYGLNFPKRLKHPEFQKLNFKNWQKLELKTIDQKRFKPIAWAYECLNSFNSKAICLNAANEVLVEAFLNDEIEFWQITDIVEKIFINSQNCELNDYNSIKEYDLLIRSKTQKLIKK; from the coding sequence ATGAAAAATATAATTGTATTTGGAGCTTCGGGTAGCGTGGGAATCCAAGCTTTGAAAGTTATCAAAAACAATAATAAGTATAATTTATTAGCCGTTTCAGTTGGTAAAAATTTAGAAAAGCTTGAGAGTATTTTACTGGAATTTGATTCGATAAAATATGTCTATACAACTAAATTTGATCCAAAATTGGTTAGCAAGTTTCCTAAAATTAATTTCTTTTCAGATTCACAAATTGGTGAACTTTTTAATTTTTTGGGTAATGGTGATGTCATCGTCAATGCCTTGTCAGGATTTTATGGATTGCAAGTAACTCTTAAGGCGATTCAAAAAAATTTAACAATTTTACTAGCAAATAAAGAATCTTTGGTAGTTGCTGGAAAACTAATTAATCAAGAATTAAAAAAATCTTTAAATTCAAAAATAATTTCAATTGATTCAGAACACTCAGCAATTCTTCAATGCTTAGAAGAGGGCAATCAGATTGAGAAAATTTACTTAACTGCATCTGGGGGAAGTTTACGAGATTTAAGTCTTGAGGAAACAAAAAAAACCACGAAAGAACAGGTTTTAAATCACCCAAACTGAAAAATGGGCGCTAAGATAACAGTTGATTCAGCTACAATGATGAATAAGGCTTTTGAAATTATCGAAGCTTATCACTTATTTCGAACTAAGAAAATCGAGGTTTTATTGCATCCTCAATCAATTGTTCATTCAATGGTAGAGTTTGAAGATTTCTCGGTTAAAGCCCAACTAAGTGTACCTGATATGAGCCAAGTTATTAACTATGGATTAAATTTTCCTAAAAGACTAAAACATCCTGAATTTCAAAAACTTAATTTCAAAAACTGACAGAAATTAGAACTTAAAACAATTGATCAAAAAAGATTTAAACCAATAGCTTGAGCTTATGAATGCTTAAATAGTTTTAATTCTAAGGCGATTTGCTTGAATGCTGCCAATGAAGTTCTAGTTGAGGCCTTTTTAAATGATGAAATCGAGTTTTGACAGATTACTGATATCGTTGAAAAAATATTCATTAATTCTCAAAATTGTGAGTTAAACGATTATAATAGTATAAAAGAATATGATTTATTAATTAGGAGTAAAACTCAAAAATTAATTAAAAAATAG
- a CDS encoding phosphatidate cytidylyltransferase gives MNNNKNLVANSSKDSNLKNSQEFKTGKKEISNLEARILSTIVLLTLLLIYVVSGAIYTSLINDWDGAPYFVIISLLGSVFLISISIWEMNRALGLKHWWIHLITIIFSLIIFVTPVRSEEFLVVTSQSSLKFLEDLHFEWLKPWIFWTIGAILLMIYLTYGYLNKKSTLIKSLLAFSMTILIILAYKGFTILCLSVTETGKGEFKAFYSFNTVIWIWMIIILTDTFAYLGGMRFGKTKLAPAISPKKTWEGASIGFLVAFIVGSLYASMFFFLKPTRDFAPLTMTMQQNNSTIYVVFSYIGLSAIFSIIGQFGDLIFSWIKRKVDIKDYSRIIPGHGGVLDRLDSFTFAFFVVFIITLFIR, from the coding sequence ATGAATAACAATAAAAACTTAGTGGCTAATTCATCTAAGGATTCGAACCTAAAAAATTCACAAGAATTTAAAACAGGAAAAAAAGAGATTTCTAATTTAGAAGCTAGAATCTTGTCAACCATTGTACTTTTAACATTACTACTAATTTATGTAGTTTCTGGTGCCATCTATACATCTCTTATTAATGATTGAGACGGTGCGCCTTACTTTGTCATTATTTCTTTATTGGGAAGTGTTTTTTTAATTTCTATTAGTATTTGAGAAATGAATCGTGCCTTAGGATTGAAGCATTGATGAATTCATTTAATAACAATAATATTTTCATTAATTATTTTTGTGACCCCAGTTAGATCTGAGGAATTCTTAGTTGTAACAAGTCAATCATCATTGAAGTTTTTAGAAGATTTGCATTTCGAATGATTAAAACCCTGAATTTTTTGAACTATTGGAGCGATCTTATTAATGATTTACTTAACATATGGTTATTTAAATAAAAAGTCAACTTTAATCAAAAGCTTATTAGCTTTCTCGATGACTATTTTAATCATTTTAGCCTACAAAGGTTTCACCATTTTATGTTTATCAGTGACAGAAACTGGTAAGGGTGAATTTAAAGCATTCTACAGTTTTAATACAGTAATTTGAATCTGAATGATTATTATTTTGACTGACACATTTGCTTATCTTGGGGGAATGCGTTTTGGTAAAACCAAATTAGCTCCAGCAATTAGTCCTAAAAAAACATGAGAGGGAGCTTCGATTGGGTTTTTGGTAGCATTTATAGTTGGTTCACTATATGCATCAATGTTTTTCTTTCTAAAACCAACTAGAGATTTTGCGCCACTAACAATGACAATGCAACAAAATAATAGCACTATTTACGTAGTCTTTTCATACATTGGTCTTTCTGCGATATTTTCAATTATTGGTCAATTCGGAGACTTGATTTTCTCTTGAATTAAGAGAAAAGTGGATATCAAGGATTACTCACGTATAATTCCTGGTCATGGTGGAGTTTTAGATCGTTTAGATTCTTTCACCTTCGCATTTTTTGTAGTATTCATAATAACTTTATTTATTCGCTAA
- the uppS gene encoding polyprenyl diphosphate synthase: MKEKLEHLALILDGNGRWAKKINQARTYGHQVGMEKIKDFCIYAHKHEIKFLTVFTFSTENWNRPQKEVDFLMEVPNKIFSDGKIDFFMENNIKINWIGRESKIPASTLKAILDAKEKTKNNNGLVLTIAFDYGSWEELTHCFKQIVLKQPKLKENLDIIDDVLIKNNLYTKDIPNVDLVIRTGGETRLSNFMMLQCSYAEIYFNKKMWPDFSQKDLKKAISYYNKVNRRFGGIADE; the protein is encoded by the coding sequence ATGAAAGAGAAACTAGAACATTTGGCTTTAATTCTTGATGGAAATGGAAGATGAGCTAAAAAAATTAACCAAGCCAGAACCTATGGACATCAAGTAGGGATGGAAAAAATCAAGGACTTTTGCATTTATGCTCATAAACATGAAATTAAGTTTTTAACTGTTTTTACTTTTTCTACTGAAAATTGAAATCGACCTCAAAAAGAAGTAGATTTTTTAATGGAGGTTCCAAACAAAATATTTAGCGATGGGAAAATTGATTTTTTTATGGAAAATAATATAAAAATCAATTGAATTGGTCGTGAGAGTAAAATTCCAGCCAGTACTTTAAAAGCCATTTTGGACGCCAAGGAAAAAACTAAAAATAATAATGGTCTAGTTTTAACAATTGCTTTTGATTATGGTTCTTGAGAAGAGTTAACCCACTGTTTTAAACAGATAGTTTTAAAACAGCCTAAATTAAAAGAAAATTTAGACATTATTGATGATGTTTTAATCAAGAATAATCTTTATACAAAAGATATCCCAAATGTTGATCTGGTTATTAGAACAGGTGGAGAAACTCGGTTAAGTAATTTTATGATGTTGCAATGCAGTTATGCAGAAATTTATTTTAATAAAAAAATGTGGCCAGATTTTTCTCAAAAAGATTTAAAAAAGGCAATTTCATATTATAATAAAGTTAATAGAAGATTTGGGGGCATAGCAGATGAATAA
- a CDS encoding M24 family metallopeptidase yields the protein MDKKAIVHKIMEEKNVEAMLLYSPQNRYWFSRFNSSLGYILITKTKTYLFVDGRYLTAAQQKADLQNIDEIIGFGPVFDLINSKLLEEKISKVGFESDWVYVKDSEIMTQKIKAELISINTENLRITKDDWEVEQIQKACDITNQVFEDVLKNVKPGMSEKELARFVSDSFLKFGAEKLSFDTIVASGVNGSMPHAVPSDKKLQNGELVTLDMGCFYNGYASDQTRTFALGDKLDPKLLEIFQIVFDAQQAGIDAVKSGVEAKKIHEICFDYIDKKGYGKYFTHGTGHGLGIEIHEEPYQSVGGNKTLAPGHVITVEPGIYIPGLGGVRIEDDLLVTQAGYKKITTARRELIFVK from the coding sequence ATAGATAAAAAAGCAATCGTTCATAAAATTATGGAAGAAAAAAATGTAGAAGCAATGTTATTGTACTCACCCCAAAACCGTTATTGATTTAGCCGATTTAATTCATCACTGGGCTATATTTTAATAACTAAAACTAAAACTTATTTATTTGTTGATGGACGTTATTTAACAGCCGCACAACAAAAAGCTGACTTGCAAAATATAGATGAAATAATTGGATTTGGTCCTGTTTTTGATTTAATCAATTCGAAATTATTAGAGGAAAAAATATCTAAAGTTGGTTTTGAAAGTGACTGAGTTTATGTAAAAGATAGTGAAATAATGACCCAAAAAATAAAAGCAGAATTAATAAGTATAAATACTGAAAACCTAAGAATTACCAAAGATGATTGAGAAGTTGAACAAATTCAAAAAGCATGTGATATAACAAATCAAGTATTTGAAGACGTACTAAAAAATGTTAAACCGGGAATGAGCGAAAAAGAATTAGCTCGTTTTGTATCAGACTCATTTTTAAAATTTGGAGCGGAGAAATTAAGTTTTGACACAATAGTGGCTTCTGGAGTTAACGGATCAATGCCTCATGCAGTTCCAAGCGATAAAAAACTTCAAAACGGGGAACTGGTAACTTTGGATATGGGATGCTTCTATAACGGATATGCCTCAGACCAAACCAGAACTTTTGCATTAGGGGATAAACTAGATCCAAAGTTGCTTGAAATTTTTCAAATCGTATTTGATGCTCAACAAGCGGGAATTGATGCTGTTAAATCTGGGGTTGAAGCTAAAAAAATTCATGAAATTTGTTTTGACTATATTGACAAAAAAGGATATGGGAAATATTTTACCCACGGAACTGGTCATGGTCTAGGGATAGAAATTCACGAAGAACCGTATCAATCTGTTGGGGGTAATAAAACTCTGGCACCAGGACACGTAATTACTGTAGAACCAGGAATTTATATTCCAGGTCTTGGTGGAGTTAGAATTGAAGATGATCTTTTGGTCACTCAAGCTGGTTATAAAAAAATAACAACAGCTCGAAGAGAGTTAATTTTTGTAAAATAA
- the rpmG gene encoding 50S ribosomal protein L33, whose protein sequence is MREGVILRCSSCKEENYIAKNDKKKEKIEVKKHCFKCNSHQIHKQKK, encoded by the coding sequence ATGCGTGAAGGTGTCATTCTTCGTTGTTCAAGCTGTAAAGAAGAAAACTATATAGCTAAAAACGACAAAAAAAAGGAAAAAATTGAAGTTAAAAAACATTGTTTTAAATGTAATAGCCATCAAATACATAAGCAAAAAAAATAG
- a CDS encoding lipoprotein, with the protein MRKLLAILASTSLISAAGVTVVSCTNELSNYNTFKKWIKKRETFILYIGAEDCPYCQNFVKSATGKPDGNLDEFENQVNNGDNKRFNDLTETYNNTLSDLKDKNNQTEIEDEFRNGFGAKVDKVQFHHFTEEKKETVQSKKWLTKIKEWILDEYKEQYKIHNVPETDPNYVTKDLTIDDLKINSIPVYLIIRDGKLVNIVSGFDSLENGVGPEQAMDNLFNEFTSYFTDPGSFFQPTSTGGETGGEDGDGDGGEGIDETQTLSPSAGTIPFEDKIYDYRFQK; encoded by the coding sequence ATGAGAAAGTTATTAGCTATTTTAGCATCAACAAGCCTAATAAGTGCTGCTGGGGTAACAGTTGTTTCTTGTACAAATGAGTTGTCAAATTACAACACATTTAAAAAGTGAATTAAAAAGAGAGAGACATTTATTTTATATATTGGGGCTGAAGACTGTCCTTATTGTCAGAATTTTGTTAAATCAGCAACAGGTAAACCAGATGGAAATTTAGATGAATTTGAAAATCAGGTTAACAATGGTGATAATAAACGTTTTAACGATTTGACAGAAACTTATAACAATACCCTTTCAGACTTAAAGGATAAAAATAATCAAACTGAGATTGAAGATGAATTTAGAAATGGTTTTGGAGCCAAAGTTGATAAAGTTCAATTCCACCACTTTACAGAAGAGAAGAAAGAAACTGTTCAATCTAAAAAATGATTAACTAAGATCAAAGAATGAATTTTGGATGAATATAAAGAGCAATACAAGATTCACAACGTTCCTGAAACAGACCCTAACTATGTAACTAAGGACTTAACAATTGATGACTTAAAGATTAATTCAATTCCGGTTTATTTGATAATTCGTGATGGTAAATTGGTTAATATTGTTTCTGGATTTGACTCATTGGAAAACGGAGTTGGTCCCGAACAAGCCATGGACAATTTATTTAATGAATTTACAAGCTACTTTACAGATCCAGGTTCATTCTTCCAACCAACATCAACTGGTGGAGAAACTGGTGGTGAAGACGGAGATGGAGATGGTGGTGAAGGCATTGATGAGACTCAAACTTTATCTCCAAGCGCTGGAACCATACCTTTTGAAGATAAAATTTATGACTATCGTTTTCAAAAATAG
- a CDS encoding thymidine phosphorylase → MNFAELITKKKKGLSLTQAEIEYLIKGFISNEIKDYQMSAMAMAIYFQGMDATETSFLTGAMIKSGKTYDLKGVTGFKADKHSTGGVGDKTSLIYAPLVASFGIKVAKLSGRGLGQTGGTIDKLESCPGWTGEISESKFEEIVNKVGMSIISQSQDIVPADKKMYALRDVTGTVDSIPLIASSIMSKKLAIAGNGIILDVKMGSGAFMDNIDSATKLAQAMVEIGKKHNRNIAAMITDMDKPLGREIGNANEVYEAYQTLLGNGPDDLNELTQEAVGITLLQAGIFNKLSDAKKAVQEKIKDKVGAPILKAFVEAQGGDFSVIENYEKSFKVKNIIEIKAKDSGFIRYTDTNKLGYLAMQIGAGRATKEEKIDFAAGITLNKVSGEKVSAGEVVMTLKTNRAVSEEFTKQALLTFEISKKAFNEPVIIKVISDLDIK, encoded by the coding sequence ATGAATTTTGCAGAATTAATTACTAAAAAGAAAAAGGGCTTAAGTTTAACTCAAGCAGAAATTGAATACTTAATAAAAGGATTTATTTCAAATGAAATTAAAGATTATCAAATGAGTGCAATGGCAATGGCAATATACTTTCAAGGAATGGATGCCACTGAAACCTCATTTCTAACAGGAGCCATGATCAAGAGTGGTAAAACCTATGATTTAAAAGGGGTTACTGGCTTTAAAGCTGATAAGCACTCAACTGGGGGAGTTGGGGATAAAACCTCGCTAATTTACGCTCCTTTAGTTGCTAGTTTTGGTATTAAAGTTGCCAAACTTTCAGGACGTGGTTTAGGTCAAACTGGGGGAACTATTGATAAGTTAGAATCTTGTCCCGGTTGAACTGGGGAGATTTCTGAAAGCAAATTTGAAGAAATTGTTAATAAAGTAGGAATGAGTATTATTTCTCAATCTCAAGACATTGTTCCTGCAGACAAGAAAATGTATGCTCTAAGAGATGTAACGGGTACTGTAGATTCAATTCCTTTAATCGCTTCAAGTATAATGTCAAAAAAACTAGCTATCGCGGGAAACGGGATTATTTTGGACGTTAAAATGGGTAGTGGTGCTTTTATGGACAATATCGATTCAGCAACAAAATTAGCACAAGCTATGGTTGAAATCGGTAAAAAACATAATCGCAATATTGCTGCTATGATTACTGACATGGATAAACCTTTAGGTCGCGAAATTGGTAATGCAAATGAAGTTTACGAAGCTTATCAAACCTTGCTTGGTAATGGACCAGATGACTTAAATGAGTTAACCCAGGAAGCAGTTGGTATTACTTTGCTACAAGCAGGGATTTTTAACAAATTAAGTGATGCTAAAAAGGCTGTCCAAGAGAAAATCAAAGATAAAGTTGGGGCCCCAATCTTGAAGGCTTTTGTTGAAGCTCAAGGTGGAGATTTTAGTGTTATTGAAAACTATGAAAAAAGTTTTAAAGTTAAAAATATCATTGAAATAAAAGCCAAAGATTCAGGTTTTATCCGCTATACTGATACAAATAAATTGGGTTATTTAGCAATGCAGATCGGTGCTGGTCGTGCTACTAAGGAAGAGAAAATTGATTTCGCCGCCGGAATCACCCTAAATAAGGTCTCTGGTGAAAAAGTTAGTGCAGGTGAGGTTGTAATGACCTTGAAAACAAATAGAGCCGTGAGTGAGGAATTTACCAAACAGGCTCTACTAACCTTTGAAATTAGTAAAAAAGCTTTCAATGAACCAGTAATAATAAAAGTCATTAGCGATCTTGATATTAAGTAA
- a CDS encoding lysophospholipid acyltransferase family protein, with translation MKDKKELEKNEILLPEEESNIEENLEQNKKEVKEKDRGSKNFNKWKLFLIWFIVWMNMKKAKKMARRIKKDPNSYSEEYRYYWIKKFSRRMMWLLDVKIQVIDIENWLDRGVILAPNHQSNFDSVALIALNDFSRQQPIAFIAKKELWEDKTFGRFIKLIDAIPLDRQNPRSALNAYKEGKELLNQYHRSLVIFPEGTRSGNQEIGEFQGASMKIAQSAYVPIVPVTIIDSHYVFAKKRPKKVVIKVVFGKPLLPEKFISIKTDILTNNVRKEVVKNMEKYKDFEKVETKKKKKEKK, from the coding sequence ATGAAAGATAAAAAAGAATTAGAAAAAAACGAAATTTTACTTCCTGAAGAAGAATCAAACATTGAAGAAAATTTGGAACAAAATAAAAAAGAGGTCAAGGAAAAAGACCGGGGAAGTAAAAACTTCAATAAATGAAAGTTGTTTTTAATTTGATTCATCGTTTGAATGAATATGAAAAAAGCCAAAAAAATGGCACGTCGTATTAAAAAAGATCCAAATTCATATAGTGAAGAATATCGTTACTATTGAATCAAAAAGTTTTCTCGAAGAATGATGTGACTTTTAGATGTTAAAATTCAAGTTATTGATATTGAGAACTGATTAGATCGAGGAGTTATTTTAGCTCCAAACCATCAATCAAACTTTGATTCAGTGGCCTTGATTGCATTAAATGATTTCTCTCGTCAACAACCAATTGCTTTTATTGCAAAAAAAGAGTTATGAGAGGATAAAACTTTTGGAAGATTTATCAAATTAATTGATGCAATCCCATTGGACCGTCAAAACCCAAGAAGTGCTTTAAATGCTTATAAAGAGGGGAAAGAATTACTAAATCAATATCATAGAAGCTTAGTAATTTTCCCAGAAGGCACTAGAAGTGGTAATCAAGAAATTGGTGAATTTCAAGGAGCAAGTATGAAAATAGCTCAATCAGCTTATGTGCCGATTGTACCAGTAACCATTATTGACTCACATTATGTTTTCGCCAAAAAGAGACCTAAAAAAGTGGTTATAAAAGTGGTTTTTGGAAAGCCATTACTACCAGAGAAGTTTATTTCGATTAAAACTGATATTTTAACCAATAACGTTCGTAAAGAAGTGGTTAAAAACATGGAAAAATATAAAGATTTTGAAAAAGTAGAAACCAAGAAAAAGAAAAAAGAAAAAAAATAG
- a CDS encoding dihydrofolate reductase — protein sequence MIKLVWAQTQAGIIGKNNQLPWKIPEEMKFFKEYTTNKTIVMGRKTFEAIGSKPLPNRENLVISRQENLKFQDNEIKIISDINDLIEQYQKKANELIVIGGSQIYQMFLPYADELIVSFIKEEYDGDTKFPEINWNDFKLYSEIDREKFVVKKYERKY from the coding sequence ATGATAAAGTTGGTGTGAGCTCAAACTCAAGCCGGAATAATTGGTAAAAATAACCAACTGCCGTGAAAAATACCCGAAGAGATGAAATTTTTTAAGGAATACACAACTAACAAAACTATTGTCATGGGTCGCAAGACTTTTGAGGCAATTGGTTCAAAGCCGCTTCCTAATCGTGAGAATTTAGTTATATCAAGACAAGAAAATTTGAAATTTCAAGATAATGAGATTAAAATAATAAGTGATATCAATGATTTGATTGAACAATATCAAAAAAAAGCCAACGAATTAATTGTAATTGGAGGCTCGCAAATTTATCAAATGTTTTTACCATATGCTGACGAACTTATAGTTAGCTTTATTAAAGAGGAATATGACGGAGATACTAAATTTCCTGAAATCAATTGAAATGATTTTAAATTATATAGCGAAATTGACAGGGAAAAATTTGTTGTAAAAAAATATGAAAGGAAATATTAA
- a CDS encoding thymidylate synthase produces the protein MQEYLKLVKNVLKNGVEKADRTKTGTISLFGTQNRYNLAQGFPLVTTKKIYFHAVVVELLWFISGNTNIKYLVDNNVNIWNEWPFEIYKKSKEYQGEDLSTFVEKIRTDYQFADLHANLGPVYGKQWRNFNGKDQLKTLINNLKNDPDSRRHIISAWNPSEVEDMALPPCHTMFQFYVSGDRKLNLQLYQRSGDIFLGVPFNIASYALLLILISKEVGLEAGEFVHTIGDAHIYLNHIEQVKEQLTREPKKLPKIKIKDGIKSIFNLTPEDIVLVDYEFHPRIKGLVAV, from the coding sequence ATGCAAGAATATTTAAAATTAGTTAAAAATGTCTTAAAAAACGGGGTTGAAAAAGCCGACCGAACTAAAACTGGGACAATCTCTTTATTTGGGACTCAAAATCGCTATAATTTAGCTCAGGGTTTCCCATTGGTGACAACCAAAAAAATCTATTTTCATGCTGTGGTTGTTGAACTACTATGATTTATTTCTGGGAACACTAACATTAAATATTTAGTTGATAATAATGTAAATATTTGAAATGAATGACCATTTGAAATATATAAAAAATCAAAGGAATATCAAGGTGAGGATTTATCCACATTTGTTGAGAAGATTCGCACAGATTATCAATTTGCAGATTTACATGCGAATTTAGGACCCGTTTATGGTAAACAGTGACGAAATTTTAATGGTAAAGATCAGTTGAAAACCTTAATCAATAATTTAAAAAACGATCCCGATTCAAGAAGACATATTATCTCTGCTTGAAACCCAAGTGAAGTTGAGGATATGGCTTTACCTCCGTGTCATACAATGTTTCAGTTTTATGTGAGCGGTGATAGAAAACTTAACTTGCAACTTTATCAAAGAAGTGGTGATATTTTTCTTGGTGTCCCATTTAATATTGCCAGTTATGCACTTTTATTAATCTTGATTTCAAAAGAAGTTGGACTTGAAGCGGGAGAATTTGTTCATACAATCGGGGATGCTCATATATATTTAAATCATATTGAGCAAGTGAAAGAGCAATTAACAAGAGAACCAAAAAAACTGCCAAAAATAAAAATTAAAGATGGTATTAAATCAATTTTCAACTTAACCCCAGAAGACATTGTTTTGGTAGATTATGAATTTCATCCTAGAATAAAAGGGCTGGTGGCGGTTTAA
- a CDS encoding holo-ACP synthase — translation MMEKIGIDIVSVKRIKLKTRFINLVLHLDEIKILNQKKSLKNKREFLAGRWAVKEAVLKTLEKPVPMNQINISYENEKPFITSFGFEKTLISLSHEKRFAVGMAIKKD, via the coding sequence TTAATGGAAAAAATTGGAATTGACATTGTTTCAGTGAAAAGAATAAAATTAAAAACCAGATTTATTAATTTAGTACTTCACCTTGACGAAATTAAAATATTAAATCAAAAAAAATCTCTTAAAAATAAAAGAGAGTTTTTAGCGGGTCGATGAGCGGTTAAAGAAGCTGTTTTAAAAACTTTAGAAAAACCGGTGCCAATGAATCAAATCAACATTTCTTATGAAAATGAGAAACCATTTATTACTAGTTTTGGTTTTGAGAAAACTCTAATTTCTTTGAGTCACGAAAAACGCTTTGCAGTGGGAATGGCTATTAAAAAAGATTAA